One Paenibacillus sp. FSL H7-0737 DNA segment encodes these proteins:
- a CDS encoding NAD-dependent epimerase/dehydratase family protein, with product MLTKALVLGATGGTGTVIIAELLKRGIETVAFGRSIPKLEKLATKLGNPTALKLIAGDVFNAKDILSAAQDVDVIFHSASVPYNEMSTRLLPMGEAVMEAANKLGIKVVAVDGIYPYGRRQNDKPINEEYPKNPHTKKGKVKLEFEQMFFSQRWSKAQRLIVRLPDYYGPTANEASYLGSTLESIAAGKPAVFIGNMTVAREYVYLPDAAVMIIELASRDEAYGQNWNIPGAGTISGRDIVRIAQAASGSKKPVISLGKTGLSLLGIFVPVMKEIVEMLYLTKEPVVLSGGKYERVVGPIPATPFEQGITETVQVLMSRQSKAE from the coding sequence ATGTTAACAAAAGCGCTTGTGCTTGGTGCAACCGGGGGAACAGGGACGGTAATTATCGCTGAATTATTAAAGAGAGGGATAGAAACGGTGGCCTTTGGGCGATCGATTCCAAAGTTGGAGAAGCTTGCAACGAAGCTGGGTAATCCCACCGCTCTTAAGCTAATAGCAGGGGACGTATTTAATGCGAAGGACATATTATCAGCTGCACAGGATGTGGATGTTATTTTTCATAGTGCATCTGTTCCGTATAATGAAATGAGCACACGACTGTTACCTATGGGAGAGGCGGTCATGGAGGCGGCTAATAAGCTGGGGATAAAGGTTGTCGCAGTGGATGGCATTTATCCTTATGGAAGAAGACAGAATGACAAGCCGATCAACGAGGAATATCCGAAGAATCCGCATACAAAAAAAGGTAAAGTGAAACTTGAGTTTGAACAAATGTTTTTTAGCCAGCGTTGGAGTAAAGCACAGCGGCTCATTGTCCGTTTACCGGATTATTATGGGCCTACTGCCAATGAGGCTTCCTATTTAGGATCGACTCTGGAGTCCATCGCTGCAGGTAAACCTGCAGTGTTCATCGGAAATATGACCGTTGCCCGTGAGTATGTGTATTTGCCGGATGCCGCTGTCATGATTATTGAGCTCGCTAGTAGAGATGAAGCTTATGGTCAGAATTGGAACATTCCCGGGGCAGGCACAATCTCAGGACGAGATATCGTTAGAATAGCGCAAGCAGCAAGCGGCTCCAAGAAGCCCGTTATCTCATTAGGAAAGACTGGACTATCGCTGCTCGGTATATTCGTTCCAGTCATGAAAGAGATCGTTGAAATGCTGTATTTAACCAAAGAGCCTGTGGTCCTAAGCGGTGGTAAATACGAGCGTGTTGTGGGTCCAATTCCCGCTACTCCTTTTGAGCAAGGGATAACAGAGACTGTTCAAGTTCTAATGAGTCGTCAGTCCAAGGCAGAATAA
- a CDS encoding aldo/keto reductase has product MAQHLQDTTALHNGVNMPWLGLGVFQVEEGSELIQAVKSAIAHGYRSIDTAAIYQNETGVGQAIKEALQDNNLSREKLFVTSKVWTADMGYEETIAAYEASLAKLGLEYLDLYLIHWPVKGKYKETWRALETLYKEGRVKAIGVSNFQIHHLEDVMKDAEIKPMVNQVELHPYLSQQALLSFCQEQGIQLEAWSPLMQGQLLDQPVLKQIAAKHSKSVAQVIIRWDLQRGIITIPKSTKEHRIIENVDVFDFLLTEEDMNLINALNQDQRVGPDPDNFDF; this is encoded by the coding sequence ATGGCTCAACATCTACAGGATACAACTGCATTACACAACGGGGTAAACATGCCTTGGCTTGGACTTGGTGTATTTCAAGTCGAAGAAGGTTCTGAGCTGATCCAAGCGGTCAAATCTGCTATTGCACACGGCTACCGCAGCATCGATACAGCAGCGATCTATCAGAATGAGACTGGCGTAGGTCAAGCGATCAAAGAAGCTTTGCAGGACAACAACCTGTCCAGAGAAAAGCTCTTCGTAACTTCAAAGGTCTGGACTGCAGATATGGGCTACGAAGAAACCATTGCCGCCTACGAAGCTAGCCTAGCTAAGCTTGGACTTGAATACCTTGATCTATATCTTATCCACTGGCCTGTAAAAGGAAAATATAAAGAGACTTGGAGAGCACTTGAAACCTTGTATAAAGAGGGACGCGTAAAAGCGATTGGGGTCAGCAATTTCCAGATCCATCATCTTGAAGATGTGATGAAGGATGCGGAAATTAAGCCGATGGTAAACCAAGTGGAGCTCCATCCTTATTTGAGTCAGCAAGCACTGCTTAGCTTCTGCCAGGAACAAGGAATTCAACTGGAGGCTTGGTCTCCATTAATGCAAGGGCAATTGTTGGATCAGCCTGTACTGAAACAAATTGCAGCTAAACACAGTAAATCCGTAGCTCAAGTGATTATCCGTTGGGACCTGCAGCGTGGAATTATTACCATTCCAAAGTCTACTAAAGAGCACCGGATCATCGAAAACGTAGATGTGTTTGATTTTCTGTTAACAGAAGAGGATATGAATCTAATCAACGCTCTGAACCAAGATCAACGGGTAGGTCCTGACCCTGATAATTTCGACTTCTAA
- a CDS encoding nucleotide excision repair endonuclease produces the protein MINITMPNVDVSITKQINPQLSNIYGFTDFHLIPRDYGGIFMFYNDQDELLFVGKARKLRPRIKKHFEDTVSDIKLHRDEVTRIDVSLIESPVHREIYETYIINELKSKYNVDKVMFR, from the coding sequence ATGATCAACATAACTATGCCCAATGTGGATGTTAGTATTACTAAACAAATCAACCCGCAGTTAAGCAATATCTACGGATTCACTGATTTCCATCTGATTCCTAGAGATTACGGCGGTATCTTTATGTTCTACAATGACCAAGATGAGTTGTTGTTTGTAGGTAAAGCGAGAAAGCTAAGACCCAGAATCAAAAAACATTTTGAAGATACCGTATCTGATATTAAGCTGCATCGGGACGAGGTCACCAGAATTGATGTAAGTTTAATCGAGAGCCCCGTTCATAGAGAGATCTACGAAACGTATATCATTAATGAATTGAAGTCTAAATACAATGTAGATAAAGTGATGTTCAGATAA
- a CDS encoding DUF6509 family protein, with product MLTFTSYNVENVKDPFGILTGKRYEFVVQLDVPEDDELYVENGVSARAIIKVDEDQVSIVSYDLQETTTGQLLDFDMEEDEEAALLLFCKEHLPE from the coding sequence ATGTTGACATTTACAAGCTACAACGTGGAGAATGTTAAAGATCCTTTTGGTATACTAACCGGTAAACGGTATGAATTCGTGGTTCAACTGGATGTTCCAGAAGATGATGAGCTCTATGTAGAGAACGGAGTATCCGCTAGAGCGATTATTAAAGTGGATGAAGATCAAGTTAGCATCGTGAGTTATGATCTACAGGAGACAACAACAGGTCAGTTGCTTGACTTTGATATGGAAGAGGACGAGGAAGCAGCATTACTCCTTTTCTGTAAAGAGCATTTGCCAGAATAA
- a CDS encoding endonuclease/exonuclease/phosphatase family protein, with amino-acid sequence MSSTTIKIIGFALLAAVLIFGGFLLYITITDYKPKETTPLTVNHNQEQMMKQGEPFAITTFNIGYAGLDKDQDFFMDGGTKSRSSSEEQSRTNLEAIASLMTTSGSDLFMLQEVDLDSSRSNHIDEVSLLSNTFSDYSNVFATNYKVPWVPIPVLDPMGSVNSGLLTLSKFSSTSNVRYDLPGKESWPRQLFELDRAFLESRFPVDNGKELILINLHLSAFDQGGTIRKQQLEYLSTYIQRENDKGNYLILGGDWNHSLPGTTPEAFETTQAWPEWLQQFPEDFKPEGFQWAVDAKVPSVRTLDIAYSEGVNFRAVIDGFLVSPNITISGVQGHDLSFEHSDHNPVTATLILR; translated from the coding sequence ATGAGCTCAACCACAATAAAAATCATCGGTTTTGCCCTTCTAGCTGCCGTTCTAATCTTTGGTGGCTTTTTACTGTATATTACCATTACCGATTATAAGCCGAAGGAGACTACTCCACTAACGGTAAACCATAATCAGGAACAAATGATGAAGCAGGGAGAACCTTTTGCAATAACAACCTTTAATATTGGTTATGCTGGGCTGGATAAGGATCAGGATTTCTTTATGGATGGCGGGACCAAATCACGTTCAAGCAGCGAGGAACAATCGAGGACAAATCTTGAGGCAATAGCCTCTCTAATGACCACTTCAGGATCAGATTTATTTATGTTGCAGGAGGTAGATCTCGATTCTTCTCGTAGCAACCATATAGATGAGGTCTCCTTGTTATCGAATACCTTCTCTGATTACAGCAACGTATTCGCGACGAACTACAAGGTGCCTTGGGTACCGATTCCCGTTCTTGATCCGATGGGCTCAGTAAATAGCGGTTTATTAACCTTATCTAAATTCAGTAGCACAAGTAACGTTAGATATGATCTTCCGGGAAAAGAAAGCTGGCCTCGTCAACTGTTTGAACTTGACCGCGCCTTTTTGGAGAGCAGATTCCCCGTCGATAACGGGAAAGAACTGATCCTGATCAACCTTCATTTATCAGCCTTTGACCAAGGGGGAACGATTCGCAAGCAGCAATTAGAATATCTTTCTACTTATATTCAGAGAGAGAATGATAAAGGCAATTACCTCATCTTAGGCGGAGACTGGAATCATTCTTTACCGGGCACAACCCCTGAGGCCTTTGAGACTACACAAGCTTGGCCAGAATGGCTACAGCAGTTCCCTGAAGATTTCAAACCGGAGGGCTTTCAATGGGCTGTTGATGCTAAAGTGCCGTCCGTCCGGACACTTGATATAGCTTATTCAGAAGGTGTGAATTTCCGTGCTGTAATTGATGGCTTCCTAGTTTCACCGAATATCACAATAAGTGGCGTACAGGGCCATGACCTATCTTTTGAACACAGCGATCATAACCCTGTAACAGCTACCCTTATTCTAAGATAA
- the rlmN gene encoding 23S rRNA (adenine(2503)-C(2))-methyltransferase RlmN, whose product MNMESIYGLTFDQLAAWLLERGHKKFRATQVWDWLYRKRITEFSEMLDVNKDCVELLEQHYVIHTLEEHVKQESADGTIKFLFRLKDGNLIETVLMRQKYGLSVCVTTQVGCNIGCSFCASGLLAKSRDLSSGEIVEQIMKVQQHLDAANLEQKVSHVVVMGIGEPFDNFKNLLNFLSIIKDHKGLAIAGRGITVSTSGLANKIVEFADANTQVNLAVSLHAPNNELRTKIMKINKAIPIEKLMESIDYYLEKTNRRITLEYILMKDVNDGKEHALELTELIGDRRQLVNVNLIPYNPVDEHSQYQRSERETVRAFFDTLKKQGVSVSTRLEHGVDIDAACGQLRSKQIKKSKAMA is encoded by the coding sequence ATGAATATGGAATCCATTTATGGATTAACTTTTGATCAACTGGCGGCATGGCTGTTAGAACGTGGACATAAAAAATTTCGAGCTACGCAGGTCTGGGATTGGCTTTATCGGAAGCGGATTACAGAATTCTCAGAAATGCTCGATGTAAATAAAGATTGTGTAGAATTATTGGAGCAGCACTATGTGATCCATACGTTGGAAGAACATGTGAAGCAGGAGTCTGCGGATGGGACGATCAAGTTCCTATTCCGTTTGAAGGATGGCAACCTGATCGAGACGGTGCTCATGAGACAGAAATATGGTTTGTCCGTATGTGTCACGACTCAGGTTGGATGTAATATCGGCTGCAGCTTTTGCGCTAGTGGACTGTTAGCGAAGAGTCGTGATCTTTCCAGCGGTGAGATTGTAGAGCAGATTATGAAGGTTCAGCAGCATTTGGATGCAGCAAACCTCGAACAAAAGGTTAGTCACGTTGTAGTCATGGGAATTGGCGAACCGTTCGACAACTTCAAGAACCTGCTCAATTTCTTATCGATTATTAAGGACCACAAAGGATTAGCCATCGCAGGAAGAGGTATTACTGTATCGACGAGTGGGCTTGCTAACAAAATCGTTGAATTTGCCGATGCGAATACACAGGTGAACTTGGCAGTATCGCTTCACGCGCCTAATAATGAGCTGCGGACGAAGATTATGAAGATTAACAAGGCCATTCCAATTGAGAAGCTAATGGAGTCCATAGATTATTATTTGGAAAAAACAAATCGCAGAATTACGTTAGAATACATTCTGATGAAGGATGTAAATGACGGCAAGGAGCATGCGCTTGAGCTGACCGAGCTAATCGGCGACCGGCGCCAGCTCGTCAATGTGAACTTGATTCCTTATAATCCAGTCGATGAGCACAGTCAATATCAAAGAAGCGAGCGGGAGACCGTACGAGCCTTTTTTGATACCTTGAAGAAGCAGGGCGTCAGCGTAAGCACTCGTCTGGAGCATGGTGTAGATATTGATGCTGCTTGCGGACAATTGCGAAGCAAGCAGATCAAGAAGTCGAAAGCTATGGCTTGA
- the greA gene encoding transcription elongation factor GreA has translation MSNEEVFLTKEGLAQLEEELKELKGPGRKELAARLKLAISYGDLKENSEYHSAKDDQSFMETRIMILEKMLTKAKIVDESQMDLSKVSMGCIVTLNDIEYSEKIEYRIVGAAEADVLNNKISYESPLGKELLGKKVGDIVSVNAPMGIIKYELLEIKMM, from the coding sequence ATGTCTAATGAAGAAGTGTTCTTGACCAAAGAAGGATTGGCTCAATTAGAGGAAGAACTGAAGGAATTGAAGGGCCCAGGGCGCAAGGAATTGGCAGCACGGCTCAAATTGGCGATCAGCTATGGAGACTTGAAGGAAAATAGCGAGTACCATTCGGCCAAGGACGACCAATCGTTCATGGAGACTCGTATTATGATTTTGGAGAAAATGCTGACCAAAGCCAAGATCGTAGATGAGAGTCAGATGGATCTGTCAAAGGTTAGTATGGGTTGTATCGTTACCCTGAACGATATCGAATACTCCGAGAAGATTGAATATAGAATTGTAGGGGCTGCTGAAGCAGATGTCCTAAACAACAAGATTTCCTATGAAAGTCCGCTGGGCAAGGAATTGCTGGGTAAAAAAGTCGGGGATATCGTTAGTGTAAACGCACCAATGGGTATCATCAAATATGAATTGCTTGAAATCAAAATGATGTAA
- a CDS encoding SDR family NAD(P)-dependent oxidoreductase gives MNRLTNKVAIITGAGSGMGREEALLLSKEGATVVATDINEAAVQAVVKEIEANGGKAAAYAHNVASEEDWIKVVEDVISKFGKIDILVNNAGISFPVQLLESTVDQWNKVMNINVSSVFLGMKHVVPQMKNNKGGSIVNISSIAGLTGSSGAGAYTASKGAVRMLSKAAAVDFGKDNIRVNSVHPGFIETPMSAEFVNDERMHSFFMSQTALPRVGRASEVAEAVLFLASDEASYITGVELPVDGGVVAK, from the coding sequence ATGAATCGTCTAACTAATAAAGTAGCAATTATTACAGGTGCAGGCAGTGGCATGGGTCGTGAAGAAGCCCTTTTATTGTCCAAAGAAGGTGCTACAGTTGTAGCAACTGATATTAACGAAGCTGCTGTACAAGCAGTTGTAAAAGAAATCGAAGCCAATGGTGGAAAAGCCGCAGCTTATGCACATAATGTAGCTTCCGAAGAAGACTGGATCAAAGTTGTAGAAGATGTGATTAGCAAATTTGGAAAAATCGACATCCTGGTAAATAACGCAGGGATCTCGTTCCCAGTTCAATTGCTTGAATCCACTGTTGATCAATGGAACAAAGTAATGAACATTAATGTAAGCAGCGTATTCCTTGGGATGAAACATGTTGTTCCTCAAATGAAGAACAATAAAGGTGGTTCCATCGTCAATATCTCCTCCATTGCAGGTTTGACTGGCAGCAGTGGTGCCGGCGCTTATACAGCTTCTAAAGGTGCCGTTCGTATGCTGAGTAAAGCAGCAGCTGTAGACTTTGGTAAAGATAACATTCGCGTGAACTCTGTTCACCCAGGATTTATCGAAACTCCAATGAGTGCTGAATTTGTAAATGATGAAAGAATGCATAGCTTCTTTATGTCCCAGACTGCATTGCCACGCGTTGGACGTGCTTCTGAAGTAGCTGAAGCTGTATTGTTCTTAGCTTCTGATGAAGCTTCATACATTACAGGTGTTGAGCTGCCAGTTGATGGCGGAGTCGTGGCTAAATAA
- a CDS encoding polysaccharide deacetylase family protein: MAMNEPSTVLMIELLSLEHEQAGYQIEVGLTRDIGYARRMLNIDEFTYEQLNALAPFFGERMRLSLYPKWDPFRNSYYSTLIIMNQTFSETMYFACSEYYVSQLLQLKQVNDPHVQEEITVETTSPSIPPARRLRKKSKKRVGRLRLQSIMFACLVVVLLSLRMGGHVMDRAEGLEGPSLGTSAEGIEKIVSLPFIPPIGKIETTPSQQEESEPTPEPSKPTPEPTEPPQEQTQRYEEIKLTGNKYTYSLPKGYVALSFDDGPSKYTKEIVDILVEHEVAATFLFVGNKVAHNVEAVKYANEHQMSIGSHSWDHSKMTDNGANQNQNNLAKANQALEQIIQSPITVFRPPYGAINDKLAAKVTEQQMKVLLWNRDSEDWRRKTPEDVIQFVHHTDPSGAVYLFHEKKITVEALPAIIQYLKGENMKFVIFK; this comes from the coding sequence ATGGCAATGAATGAACCGAGCACTGTTCTAATGATTGAGTTGCTGTCGCTTGAGCATGAACAGGCCGGTTATCAGATTGAAGTAGGTTTAACCCGTGATATTGGGTATGCCAGACGCATGCTAAACATAGACGAATTTACATATGAACAACTAAACGCGCTGGCTCCCTTTTTCGGGGAAAGAATGAGATTGTCATTGTATCCGAAGTGGGATCCATTTCGTAATAGTTATTACAGCACACTGATTATTATGAACCAAACCTTCAGCGAAACTATGTATTTTGCCTGCTCTGAATATTATGTGTCTCAGCTTCTTCAATTAAAGCAAGTGAACGATCCCCATGTACAGGAAGAGATTACTGTTGAAACTACGTCACCCTCTATACCTCCAGCACGCAGGCTAAGAAAGAAGAGCAAAAAACGGGTTGGAAGACTTAGGCTGCAGAGTATCATGTTCGCTTGTTTAGTAGTTGTATTGTTGTCTCTTCGAATGGGTGGTCATGTTATGGACCGTGCAGAAGGATTGGAAGGTCCCTCACTAGGCACCAGCGCTGAGGGGATCGAGAAAATAGTCTCTCTACCGTTCATTCCTCCTATTGGTAAAATAGAAACGACCCCTAGCCAGCAAGAGGAGTCTGAGCCTACGCCAGAACCTTCTAAACCTACACCAGAACCTACAGAGCCTCCTCAAGAACAAACACAGCGGTATGAGGAGATTAAATTAACCGGGAATAAATACACCTATAGCCTGCCGAAGGGTTACGTGGCCTTGTCATTTGATGATGGTCCGTCGAAGTATACGAAAGAAATCGTAGATATTCTAGTAGAACATGAGGTGGCAGCCACCTTTTTATTTGTTGGGAATAAGGTCGCTCATAATGTGGAAGCAGTTAAGTATGCGAATGAACATCAGATGTCGATTGGAAGTCATTCGTGGGATCATAGCAAGATGACCGACAATGGGGCTAACCAGAATCAGAATAATTTGGCGAAGGCTAACCAGGCATTGGAGCAAATCATTCAATCGCCGATTACTGTTTTTCGGCCGCCATATGGTGCGATTAATGATAAGTTAGCAGCCAAAGTGACAGAACAGCAGATGAAAGTATTGTTATGGAATCGTGATTCCGAGGATTGGAGACGCAAGACCCCAGAAGACGTCATTCAATTTGTTCATCATACTGATCCGTCCGGTGCTGTATATCTTTTTCACGAAAAGAAGATTACCGTAGAGGCATTGCCTGCTATCATTCAGTATCTAAAAGGGGAAAACATGAAATTCGTCATTTTTAAATAA
- a CDS encoding peptide MFS transporter — protein MSATDRQKIVDSVPQTGFFGHPKGLFTLFFTEFWERFSYYGMRAILVYYMYYEVSKGGLGFPEDMALSIMSIYGSLVYMSGIIGGWLADRIFGTSKAVFYGGVLIMFGHILLAIPGNATLFFSSMIMIVLGTGLLKPNVSSIVGEIYSEQDNRRDAAFSIFYMGINLGGFISPLIVGAVGMNNFHLGFSIAAVGMFIGLVVYVVTRTKNLGLAGTIVRNPIPAEQKKKLFTWIGIGLVVLAVLVTVGILTGILTFETFIKIVGVLGLLIPTMYFIVMYRSPKTTAVERSRILAYIPLFIASIMFWAIQEQTSTVLASFADKRTQLDFAGIHISPAWFQSLNPLFIIALAPAFAWLWLKLGNRQPTIPQKFSLGLLFAGLSFLVILVPAYFGGANSLVNPLWLVLSYFIVVIGELCLSPVGLSATTKLAPAAFTAQMMSMWFLSNAAAQAINAQIVKFYTPDTEMLYFGVIGGVAIVLALILFLFSSKIQNFMKGIR, from the coding sequence ATGTCAGCAACAGACAGGCAAAAAATTGTAGATAGTGTCCCGCAAACCGGATTTTTCGGACATCCTAAGGGACTATTCACACTCTTCTTTACTGAATTTTGGGAACGTTTTTCCTATTATGGCATGAGAGCGATTCTTGTTTACTACATGTATTATGAAGTAAGCAAAGGCGGGCTCGGATTTCCAGAGGATATGGCCCTTTCGATTATGTCTATCTATGGATCACTCGTATATATGTCTGGAATTATAGGTGGATGGCTTGCGGATCGAATTTTCGGGACTTCGAAGGCAGTCTTTTACGGCGGCGTTCTAATTATGTTTGGGCATATTTTACTGGCGATACCGGGAAATGCCACGCTATTCTTTTCTTCGATGATTATGATCGTGCTTGGAACCGGACTTCTTAAGCCCAATGTATCAAGTATTGTAGGCGAAATCTACAGCGAACAAGATAACCGCCGCGACGCTGCTTTCAGCATTTTTTATATGGGTATTAATCTCGGCGGATTCATCTCTCCACTGATTGTAGGCGCTGTAGGTATGAATAATTTCCATCTCGGTTTCTCGATTGCCGCGGTGGGCATGTTTATTGGATTAGTTGTTTACGTAGTGACTCGCACCAAAAATCTAGGTCTGGCAGGTACGATTGTTCGCAACCCAATTCCAGCCGAACAAAAGAAAAAATTATTTACTTGGATTGGCATTGGACTAGTTGTGCTTGCTGTATTAGTTACGGTCGGCATTCTTACTGGAATACTCACCTTTGAGACATTCATTAAAATCGTAGGGGTGTTAGGGCTACTTATTCCTACAATGTACTTCATTGTGATGTACCGCAGTCCCAAAACAACAGCTGTAGAGCGATCACGGATTCTTGCGTACATCCCTTTATTTATTGCTTCGATTATGTTCTGGGCGATTCAGGAACAAACTTCAACAGTTCTAGCAAGCTTTGCTGATAAGCGTACCCAATTGGACTTTGCAGGCATACACATTTCTCCAGCTTGGTTCCAATCGCTTAACCCGCTATTTATTATCGCCCTTGCACCTGCATTTGCATGGCTTTGGTTAAAGCTCGGTAACCGCCAACCAACGATTCCACAAAAGTTCTCGCTTGGTTTATTGTTTGCCGGTCTGTCCTTCCTAGTAATTCTGGTACCGGCTTACTTCGGTGGAGCCAATTCACTGGTGAATCCATTATGGCTGGTTCTCAGCTACTTTATCGTCGTCATTGGGGAACTATGCTTGTCACCTGTTGGCTTATCAGCAACAACCAAACTGGCACCAGCTGCCTTTACCGCTCAGATGATGAGTATGTGGTTCTTGTCCAATGCTGCTGCGCAAGCTATTAATGCTCAAATTGTGAAGTTCTATACCCCGGATACCGAAATGCTGTACTTCGGAGTCATAGGCGGAGTCGCCATTGTGCTCGCGTTAATTCTCTTCCTGTTCTCTTCTAAGATTCAAAATTTCATGAAGGGTATACGATAA
- a CDS encoding AEC family transporter — protein MIQSVLSTLYQVIVPLSIPVIVGALLGRFKNLDTKPLLTLYLYFLTPAIILNTLATAEISMDDIYKTLAFSLLNLCFLWAIANIIGKLLKLGPSEISGLTLVSTFTNSVNYGLPLVLLAFGQLGLDKASVYVIGQMIIVNTVGVYFAARSQFSVKNAVKSVFSLPAIYAAMLALFLRIFDLHLPSELATGVSMVAGGYSPVVLAILGAQMVKVRTMSSERKGQSTFWAGMIIRLILAPLVAYLGLSILHIDGILFSVLLILASMPVAVNAVVLAERFDASPELVSKCILWTTLASFLVLPILIVLVQGA, from the coding sequence ATGATCCAGAGCGTGTTATCAACGTTGTATCAAGTCATCGTGCCATTATCCATTCCGGTGATCGTCGGTGCACTGCTTGGACGGTTTAAGAATTTGGATACCAAGCCGTTATTGACGCTCTATTTATACTTTTTAACGCCGGCTATTATTCTTAATACACTGGCTACGGCTGAGATTTCTATGGATGATATTTACAAGACGCTCGCTTTTTCGCTGCTAAATCTGTGCTTTTTATGGGCGATTGCAAATATCATCGGAAAGTTATTGAAGCTCGGCCCCTCTGAAATATCGGGATTGACTCTGGTCTCGACATTTACGAATAGTGTGAATTATGGACTTCCCTTGGTGTTGCTGGCTTTCGGACAGCTTGGGCTCGATAAGGCTTCTGTTTATGTGATTGGGCAGATGATTATCGTGAATACTGTGGGCGTTTATTTTGCGGCTAGATCGCAGTTCTCGGTGAAAAATGCGGTAAAGTCCGTGTTCTCTCTCCCAGCCATCTATGCAGCTATGCTAGCACTTTTTCTTAGAATATTTGACCTGCATTTACCTTCTGAGCTTGCTACAGGGGTCTCCATGGTTGCCGGAGGTTATTCACCAGTCGTACTGGCGATTCTGGGTGCACAGATGGTCAAAGTACGAACCATGTCATCTGAACGTAAGGGTCAGTCTACTTTTTGGGCAGGGATGATCATTCGATTAATCTTAGCTCCACTAGTGGCCTACCTCGGATTATCTATTCTGCATATTGATGGTATTTTATTCTCTGTGCTGCTGATTCTGGCCTCCATGCCAGTTGCCGTCAACGCGGTGGTATTAGCGGAACGATTTGACGCCTCTCCAGAGCTGGTATCCAAATGTATTTTATGGACGACGCTTGCTTCCTTTCTTGTGTTGCCGATCCTTATTGTGCTAGTGCAAGGGGCGTAA
- a CDS encoding TetR/AcrR family transcriptional regulator, producing MMTTESSSGRKKADESVSVNRREQILEAAVVVFAENGYYRATTAQVAEKVGISQPYVFKVFKNKEELFVASLERAFERIIRSFQGVEGTADQVLKESIKVYELLMETHPNEIILQVQGLGIRDEVIRETMQKGMLEITNLVHEKFVAAGIEQPEVEVSTFMANGMLCNISMALGMPELKPKHRKE from the coding sequence ATGATGACAACAGAATCTAGTTCCGGTCGCAAGAAAGCGGATGAATCGGTTTCCGTAAACCGCCGAGAACAAATCTTGGAGGCAGCGGTTGTTGTATTCGCCGAGAATGGCTACTACCGAGCTACGACAGCACAGGTTGCGGAAAAGGTAGGTATTTCTCAGCCCTATGTGTTTAAGGTGTTCAAGAATAAAGAAGAATTGTTTGTTGCTTCCTTAGAGCGGGCTTTTGAACGGATTATTCGTTCGTTTCAAGGAGTAGAGGGCACAGCAGATCAAGTGTTAAAGGAAAGCATTAAAGTATACGAGTTGTTGATGGAGACACATCCGAATGAGATTATTTTGCAAGTTCAGGGGTTAGGGATTCGCGATGAAGTCATCCGTGAAACGATGCAAAAAGGAATGCTTGAGATCACCAACCTTGTGCACGAGAAGTTTGTCGCCGCTGGGATCGAGCAGCCTGAAGTAGAGGTAAGTACCTTTATGGCCAATGGTATGCTCTGTAATATTTCTATGGCTCTTGGAATGCCAGAGTTGAAGCCGAAACACCGGAAAGAGTAG